The nucleotide sequence CATAAGCAGCCGTCTTGATGAACCTGTTGCCACCCTTCTTCAAGTCAAGGTTGATGCCGATCATCCCAGGCCTGAAGTCAAAGTTCTCCTTCACAATCTTGAGGATCTCCTTATCGGGGATCTTGCCAGTACCATAAGAGTCAACAAAGACAGATAAGGGCTCAGGCACACCAATGGCGTAGGAGATCTGAACAATGCAGCGGCGTGCAAGACCGCTAGCAATGATGCTCTTGGCAGCCTGCCTGGCAATGTAGGCGCCACTGCGGTCAACCTTAGTTGGGTCCTTGCCAGAGAAAGCACCACCTCCGTGTGCTCCCCAGCCACCATAGGTGTCGATGATGATCTTGCGACCAGTAAGACCAGCATCACCATGAGGGCCACCAATGACAAAGCGGCCTGATGGATTCAAGTGGAATATGGTCTTCTCGTCCAGGTACTTCTCAGGGATAACCGGCTTGATGACATGCTCCTTGAGGTCCGCAGCAATCTCATCATTGGTGACAGTCTCATCATGCTGGGTGGAGATCAGAACAGTGTGCACACGTACAGGAACCATGGCACCTCCCTCGTTGAGGTATTCAACCGTGACCTGGGTTTTGCCATCAGGCCTTAGCCAGGCACAAGTGCCATTCTTGCGGACTTCAGTGAGGCGGGCACCCAGCTTGGTGGCAAGCACATGGCTGAGGGGCATGAGCTCAGGGGTCTCATCGGTGGCATAGCCAAACATGATACCCTGGTCACCAGCACCAATATCCTCAGGGCGCTTGGTGAAATGTCCGTGCACACCCTGGGCAATGTCAGGAGACTGCTGCTCTATGTTGACAAGCACCTTGCACCGGTCAGCATCAAGGCCAACATCATCAGAGATGAAGCCAATGTTGCGGCAGGTGTCACGCACAATCTTCTCATAGTCAACAGTGGCCTTGGTGGTGATCTCACCAAAAACCATGACCATGTTGGTCTTGGTGCATGTCTCACAGGCAACCTTGCTGTCAGCGTCTTGGGCGAGGCACGCGTCAAGCACAGCGTCAGAGACCTGGTCGCAGAGCTTGTCAGGGTGGCCCTCGTTCACAGACTCAGAGGTGAAGAGGAAAGTCTCGGCCGCCATTTCTTGAGTGGTGGTGGTGATACTCCAATCTACCTCTGCAAATGCGAAAACCAGTGGTGAATTAGATTTAGAACTCCACAGCAAATTTATAGATGCCCACAAAATGCTAAATCTAAATGGAAGTATTTGTTTCTTCACAGCAGAACTTTCGATAGTAGCAATTGATTATTTATATGCTTACATCAGTCGAAGTGAAGGCTACCTGATTACGATCAATTGAAGAGATGTGTCGGCGAAAATTCCAATTGCTCTACTGGATGAAGAGATTTAAAAATCAATAAAAACATAGCCGAGATCTATAAGACCATCGCATGACCGACAAGTAATCTATTCACTAAAAAGGGCGGATCTTT is from Triticum aestivum cultivar Chinese Spring chromosome 3A, IWGSC CS RefSeq v2.1, whole genome shotgun sequence and encodes:
- the LOC123061198 gene encoding S-adenosylmethionine synthase 1 — protein: MAAETFLFTSESVNEGHPDKLCDQVSDAVLDACLAQDADSKVACETCTKTNMVMVFGEITTKATVDYEKIVRDTCRNIGFISDDVGLDADRCKVLVNIEQQSPDIAQGVHGHFTKRPEDIGAGDQGIMFGYATDETPELMPLSHVLATKLGARLTEVRKNGTCAWLRPDGKTQVTVEYLNEGGAMVPVRVHTVLISTQHDETVTNDEIAADLKEHVIKPVIPEKYLDEKTIFHLNPSGRFVIGGPHGDAGLTGRKIIIDTYGGWGAHGGGAFSGKDPTKVDRSGAYIARQAAKSIIASGLARRCIVQISYAIGVPEPLSVFVDSYGTGKIPDKEILKIVKENFDFRPGMIGINLDLKKGGNRFIKTAAYGHFGREDADFTWEVVKPLKFDKASA